A single genomic interval of Streptomyces sp. BA2 harbors:
- a CDS encoding Dabb family protein: MIRHLVLFKLNDGVERDEPRVVEGVKAFRALGEQIPELTFWECDWNITDRPIAYDFAINSAVEDTDALKRYIEHPAHQAGVALWREFATWVIADYEF; this comes from the coding sequence ATGATCCGCCATCTGGTCCTCTTCAAGCTCAACGACGGTGTGGAGCGCGACGAGCCGCGCGTCGTCGAGGGCGTCAAGGCCTTCCGCGCGCTCGGCGAGCAGATCCCGGAGCTCACGTTCTGGGAGTGCGACTGGAACATCACCGACCGGCCCATCGCGTACGACTTCGCCATCAACTCGGCGGTCGAGGACACCGATGCGCTGAAGCGGTACATCGAGCACCCGGCCCACCAGGCGGGCGTCGCCCTGTGGCGTGAGTTCGCCACGTGGGTGATCGCCGACTACGAGTTCTGA
- a CDS encoding SigB/SigF/SigG family RNA polymerase sigma factor → MPASTAPEAPPVTPQASSPGPPSAPGLQDAQTAPSTPSTPSAPSSRGADTRALTQVLFAELKELEPGSPEHGRVRGALIEANLPLVRYAAARFRSRNEPMEDVVQVGTIGLINAIDRFDPDRGVQFPTFAMPTVVGEIKRYFRDNVRTVHVPRRLHELWVQVTGATEDLTTAHGRSPTTAEIAERLRITEEEVLACIEAGRSYHATSLEAAQEGDGLPGLLDRLGYEDPALDGVEHRDLVRHLLVQLPEREQRILLLRYYSNLTQSQISAELGVSQMHVSRLLARSFARLRSANRIEA, encoded by the coding sequence GTGCCGGCCAGTACTGCGCCCGAAGCGCCACCCGTGACCCCGCAGGCGAGCAGCCCCGGCCCACCGAGCGCGCCGGGCCTCCAGGACGCGCAGACCGCCCCGAGTACCCCCAGCACCCCCAGCGCCCCCAGCAGCAGGGGTGCCGACACCCGGGCCCTGACCCAGGTGCTCTTCGCCGAGCTCAAGGAACTCGAACCGGGCAGCCCCGAGCACGGCCGCGTCCGCGGTGCTCTCATCGAGGCCAATCTGCCCCTGGTGCGGTACGCCGCCGCTCGCTTCCGCAGCCGCAACGAACCGATGGAGGACGTCGTCCAGGTCGGCACGATCGGCCTGATCAACGCCATCGACCGCTTCGACCCCGACCGCGGCGTGCAGTTCCCGACCTTCGCGATGCCCACCGTGGTCGGCGAGATCAAGCGGTACTTCCGCGACAACGTACGAACGGTCCATGTGCCGCGCCGTCTTCACGAGCTGTGGGTGCAGGTGACCGGGGCGACCGAGGACCTCACCACGGCCCACGGGCGCTCGCCCACGACCGCGGAGATCGCCGAGCGCCTTCGGATCACCGAGGAGGAGGTGCTGGCCTGTATCGAGGCCGGACGCTCTTACCACGCAACGTCGTTGGAGGCCGCCCAGGAGGGCGACGGGCTTCCCGGTCTGCTCGACCGGCTCGGCTATGAGGACCCCGCGCTCGACGGCGTCGAGCACCGCGATCTCGTCCGCCATCTCCTCGTCCAACTGCCCGAGCGCGAACAACGCATCCTGCTTCTGCGCTACTACAGCAATCTGACGCAATCACAGATCAGCGCCGAATTGGGCGTTTCTCAGATGCATGTGTCAAGACTGCTGGCCAGAAGCTTCGCGCGACTTCGATCCGCAAACCGTATCGAGGCGTAA
- a CDS encoding RNA polymerase sigma factor SigF, whose translation MSADQGSSKVLTLTKSASAPSESAPDALPSSVVSGASGAIDTRTLSRSLFLRLAALDQDSPERVYVRDTLIELNLPLVRYAAARFRSRNEPMEDIVQVGTIGLIKAIDRFDCERGVEFPTFAMPTVVGEIKRFFRDTSWSVRVPRRLQELRLALTKTSDELAQKLDRSPTVPELAKALGVSEEDVVDGLAVGNAYTASSLDSPAPEDDGGEGSLADRLGYEDSALEGVEYRESLKPLLAKLPPRERRIIMLRFFANMTQSQIGEEVGISQMHVSRLLTRTLSQLREGLIAD comes from the coding sequence ATGTCCGCAGACCAGGGCAGCTCGAAGGTGCTCACGCTCACGAAGAGCGCATCAGCGCCGAGCGAATCAGCGCCCGACGCGCTTCCGAGCTCAGTTGTTTCCGGGGCTTCCGGAGCCATCGACACCCGCACCCTGTCCCGCTCCCTGTTCCTGCGGCTCGCCGCGCTCGACCAGGACAGCCCGGAGCGTGTCTATGTGAGAGACACGCTGATCGAGCTCAACCTCCCCCTCGTCCGGTACGCGGCCGCGCGCTTCCGCAGCCGCAACGAACCGATGGAGGACATCGTCCAGGTCGGAACGATCGGCCTGATCAAGGCGATCGACCGCTTCGACTGCGAACGGGGCGTGGAATTCCCGACGTTCGCGATGCCGACGGTCGTCGGTGAGATCAAGCGCTTCTTCCGCGACACGAGTTGGTCGGTGCGCGTCCCGCGCCGCCTCCAGGAGTTGCGGCTCGCGCTGACGAAGACGAGCGACGAGCTGGCGCAGAAGCTGGACCGCTCGCCGACTGTGCCCGAACTCGCCAAGGCGCTCGGGGTCTCCGAGGAGGACGTGGTCGACGGCCTGGCCGTCGGGAACGCGTACACCGCATCCTCGCTCGACTCCCCGGCCCCTGAGGACGACGGCGGCGAGGGCTCGCTCGCGGACCGCCTGGGGTACGAGGACAGCGCCCTCGAAGGCGTCGAGTACCGCGAGTCGCTCAAGCCTCTGCTCGCCAAACTGCCGCCGCGCGAGCGCCGCATCATCATGCTGCGCTTCTTCGCGAACATGACGCAGTCGCAGATCGGCGAGGAGGTCGGCATCTCGCAGATGCACGTCTCGCGCCTGCTCACGCGGACGCTCTCGCAGCTCCGGGAAGGGCTCATCGCGGACTGA